The Vicia villosa cultivar HV-30 ecotype Madison, WI unplaced genomic scaffold, Vvil1.0 ctg.001393F_1_1_1, whole genome shotgun sequence genome includes a region encoding these proteins:
- the LOC131634936 gene encoding uncharacterized protein LOC131634936 — MSCNRNIPAKVNNMEDIQLNIDWDDVVCPICLDIPHNSVLLQCSSYDKGCRALVCDTNQLHSNCLDRFKTACGAPSSSVSDTTLVENSEPVVPDSQCNLTCPLCRGQVTGWIIVDKARMHLDEKKRCCDEVKCKFMGSYLEIQKHAQLEHPHACPSKIDPARVLDWENFQQSSEIIDVLSTIHSETPRGMVLGDYVIEYGDDDGRDEYDDFPGDDGNWWTSCILYQVFDNFRSSRNRRRTRNSDAQRANRRLSYDTSNSDEGSIASGDYGDVIVDEIQFEVVDTSGSSRRNSNYRRSRRRQSRFLDI, encoded by the exons ATGTCTTGTAATAGGAATATTCCAGCTAAGGTAAACAACATGGAGGATATTCAATTGAATATTGATTGGGACGATGTTGTTTGTCCAATATGCTTGGATATTCCTCATAATAGTGTGCTCCTTCAGTGTTCATCGTATGATAAAGGGTGCCGTGCTTTAGTATGTGACACAAATCAGTTGCATTCAAATTGTTTGGATCGTTTTAAAACTGCATGTGGCGCACCATCGTCTTCCGTGTCTGATACAACTTTAGTTGAAAATAGCGAGCCCGTGGTACCGGATAGTCAATGCAATCTAACTTGCCCTTTGTGTAGAGGTCAGGTAACTGGGTGGATTATCGTCGATAAAGCTCGCATGCATCTTGATGAGAAGAAGCGTTGTTGTGATGAGGTGAAATGTAAATTCATGGGTAGTTACTTGGAGATACAAAAGCATGCTCAACTTGAACACCCTCATGCATGTCCATCGAAAATCGATCCCGCTCGAGTGCTCGATTGGGAGAACTTTCAGCAGTCCTCGGAGATCATCGATGTTTTGAGCACTATCCATTCGGAAACTCCACGTGGGATGGTTTTGGGAGATTATGTGATTGAATATGGAGATGATGATGGTAGAGACGAGTACGACGACTTCCCTGGTGATGACGGAAACTGGTGGACCTCTTGTATCTTATATCAGGTCTTCGAcaacttcagaagttctaggaatagaagaagaacaagaaacaGTGATGCACAAAGGGCTAATCGTCGTTTAAGTTATGACACTTCAAATTCTGATGAAGGTTCTATAGCATCTGGGGATTACGGTGATGTTATCGTAGACGAGATTCAGTTCGAGGTTGTGGACACAAGTGGCTCCTCTAGGCGTAACAGTAATTATCGCAG ATCACGGAGACGTCAGTCCCGCTTTCTAGACATTTAG